A window of Streptomyces sp. NBC_01689 genomic DNA:
GGTCTCGTCGACCTGCCCGCCACCCTCGACGAGCGGGCCGCCGACCGGTTCACCGCCGTACTGGCCGGCCGCGACCACGAGGACCAGGTCGCGATCCGCGCCACCGGCGTCCTCGGCCGCCGTCTGCTGCGCGCGGCCACCGGCGCCCTGCCGACCGGCCGCCGCTGGCAGCCCGACGGCACGATCCTGGTCACCGGCGGCACCGGCGCCCTCGGCCGGCACGTCGCCCGCTGGCTCGCCCGCTCCGGCGCCCGCGACCTGCTGCTGGTCAGCCGCTCCGGCCCGGACGCGCCCGGCGCCGCCGAGTTCGCCGCCGAACTCGCCGCCCTCGGCGCCCGCGCCGACCTCGCCCGCTGCGACCTCGCCGACCCCGACGACGTCGCCCGGCTGCTCGCCGCGATACCCGACGAGCGGCCCCTGACCGCCGTGTTCCACACGGCCGCCGTCCTCGACGACGGCGTCATCGGCTCCCTCACCCCCGAACGCCTCGCCGACGTGCTGCGCGTGAAGGTGGGCGGCGCCCTCAACCTCGACGCCGCCACCGCCGGCCTCGACCTGTCGGCCTTCGTCCTGTTCTCCTCGTCCTCCGGCGTCTTCGGCAGCCCCGGACACGGCAACTACGCCCCCGGCAACGCCCACCTCGACGCCCTCGCCGAGGACCGCCGCGCCCGCGGACTGCCCGCGACCGCCGTCGCCTGGAGCGGCTGGGCCGACGGCGGCATGGCCTCCGGCACCGTCGGTGAACGCCTGGAACGCCACGGCGTGCGCCTCATGGACCCCGAGACGGCCGTCACCGCGCTGCAGCACGCCCTCGACCACGACGACACCACCCTCGTCGTCACCGACATCGACTGGGAGGTGTTCGGCGCCGAACTCGCCAAGGGCCGCCCGCGCCGCCTCTACGCCGCCCTGCCCGAAGCCCGGCAGGCCCTGGCCGGCGCCCGCGGCACCGCGGCGGAACCCGCGCCGGGGGAGGGGACCGGCCTCGCCGGACAGCTCGCCCGGCTCGGCGACACCGACCGCCGCGCCGCGCTGCTCGACCTCGTCCGCGCCCACATCGCCTACGTGCTCAACCACCCGAGCCCCGACGAGGTCGAACCCACCCGGGCCTTCCGGGAACTCGGCTTCGACTCCCTGACCGCCGTCGAACTGCGCAACGCCCTCAACACGGCCACCGGCCTGCGGCTGCCGACCAGCCTCGTCTACGACTACCCGACGCCCGCCGCGCTCGCCGACCACCTCGGCGCCGAGCTGGCCCCCGCGCACTCCCCGGCCCCCGTCGCGGACACGGCGCCCGGCGCCCGGCGCGCGGACACCGACGACGACCCGATCGCCATCATCGGCATGGCCTGCCGGTTCCCCGGCGACGTCGGCACACCCGAGGAGTTCTGGCGGCTGCTGGCCGCCGGCACCGACGCGATCACCCCCTTCCCCGACGACCGCGACTGGGACCTCGACGCACTCCACGACCCCGAGGCGGGACACCACGGCGTCTCCACCCGGGCGGGCGGCTTCCTCACCGGGTTCGCCGACTTCGACCCGGCGTTCTTCACCATCTCCCCGCGCGAAGCCGCCGCGATGGACCCGCAGCAGCGGCACCTGCTGGAGATGTCCTGGGAGGCGTTCGAGCGGGCCGGCATCGAACCGAGGACCCTGCGCGGCAGCCGTACCGGTGTCTTCGCCGGCACCAACTACCAGGACTACTCCTCCCGGCCGCTCGCCCTCGACGAGGACGCCGGCGCCCACCTCGGCACCGGCAACTCGGCGAGCGTCCTGTCCGGCCGCATCTCCTACACCTTCGGCCTGGAAGGGCCCGCGGTCACCGTCGACACCGCCTGCTCCTCCTCCCTGGTCGCCCTGCACCTGGCCGTGCGCTCCCTGCGCTCCGGCGAGAGCGACCTCGCGCTCGCCGGAGGCGTCACCGTGATGTCCACCCCCGGACTGTTCCTCGACTTCAGCCGGCAGCGGGGCCTCGCGGCGGACGGCCGCTGCAAGTCCTTCGCGGACGCCGCCGACGGCACCGGCTTCTCCGAGGGCGGCGGCATGCTCCTGGTCGAGCGCCTGTCCGACGCCCGCCGCAACAACCACCCCGTCCTCGCCGTCGTCCGCGGCTCCGCCGTCAACCAGGACGGCGCCTCCAACGGGCTCACCGCCCCCAACGGCCCCTCCCAGCAACGGGTCATCCGCGCCGCGCTCGCCGACGCGGGCCTCGGCACCGCGGACGTCGACGTCCTGGAGGCGCACGGCACGGGAACCATGCTCGGCGACCCGATCGAGGCGCAGGCCGTCCTCGCCACCTACGGACAGGACCGGCCCGCCGACCGCCCGCTGTGGCTCGGCTCGGTCAAGTCCAACATCGGCCACACCCAGGCCGGCGCCGGCGTCGCCGGGATCATCAAGATGGTCCTGGCCATGGACAACGGCGTCCTGCCCGCCACCCTCCACGTCGACCGGCCATCCACGCACGTCGACTGGGAGACGGGTGACGTCCGGCTGCTGACCGAGCCCGTCACCTGGCCCGAGAACGGCCGCCCGGGCCGCGCGGGCGTCTCCTCCTTCGGCATCAGCGGCACCAACGCCCACGTCATCCTCGAAGCCGCCACCGGCGAGGAACCCGACGGACCCGACGCGACCCCGTCCGCCGTACCCGCCGCACCCGCGGCCTCCGTCACCGGGGCCCCCGTCGTCCCCTGGGCGCTCAGCGCCCGCAGCGCCGCCGCCCTGCGGGACCAGGCGGCCCGCCTGCTCGCCCACCTCGCCGACCGGCCGGAGGCCGACCCCCGCGACGTGGGACTGTCCCTCGCCACCACCCGCACCTCCTTCGAACACCGGGCCGTGGTGGTCGGCGCCGACCGGGCGGAACTCACCGACGCCCTCACCGCGCTCGCCGAGGGACGGTCCGAGCCCCGGACCCCGGCCGGCACGGCGCGCGGCACCGGCCGCACCGCGTTCCTGTTCACCGGCCAGGGCGCCCAGCGTCCGGGCATGGGCCGCGAACTCCACCGCAGTCACCCCGTGTTCGCCGAGGCCTTCGACGCGGTCTGCGCCCACCTGCCTGGACTGCGCGAGATCGTCCTCGGCGACGGCGACGGCGACGGCGACGGCGACGGCGACGGCGGTTCCGAGACCGCCGCCGAGGTCCTGAACCGCACCGAACACGCCCAGCCCGCCCTGTTCGCCTTCGAGGTCGCCCTCTACCGCCTGCTGGAATCCTGGGGCGTCGTGCCCGACCAGGTCACCGGCCACTCCGTCGGCGAACTCGCCGCGGCCCACGTCGCCGGCGTCCTCTCCCTCCAGGACGCCTGCACCCTGGTCGCCGCCCGCGGCCGCCTCATGCAGCAGCTGCCCGCGGGCGGCGCGATGGCCTCCCTGCAGGCCTCCGAGACGGAGGTGCTGCCCCTGCTCGCCGGGCGGGAGGACACCCTCGGCATCGCCGCCCTCAACGGCCCCGCCGCCACCGTCGTCTCCGGCACCGAGGACGCCGTCACCGCCGTCGTCGACCAGCTCGCGGCACAGGGCCGCAAGACCTCCCGGCTGCGCGTCAGCCACGCCTTCCACTCGCCGCTGATGGACCCCGTCCTCGACGCCTTCCGGTCCGTCGCCGCGGGCCTCACCTACTCCGCGCCGACGCTGGCCTTCGTCTCCGGCACCACCGGAGAACCGGTCGGCGCACGGCAGCTGACCGACCCCGAGTACTGGGTACGCCACGTCCGCGAGCCGGTCCGCTTCCAGGACGCCGTCCGTCACCTCCGCGACGGCCTCGGCGTCACCCGCTTCCTGGAGATCGGCCCGGACGCCACCCTGACCGCCCTGGCCACGGCCGCCCTGGACGACCCCGACCGCCCCGAGGCCCAACTCGTCCCGGCCGTCCGCAAGGACGTCCCCGAGACCCGCGGCCTCCTCACCGCCCTCGGCCGGCTGTTCACCACCGGCACCGGACCCGACTGGGCCGCCCTGTTCCCCGGCGCCCGGCCGGTACCGCTGCCCACCTACGCCTTCCAGCACGAGCGCTACTGGCTGCCCAGCGCCCCCTGGACCGGCGACCTGGCGGGCGCCGGCCTGGAACCGGCGACCCACCCCCTGCTGGGCGCCGCCGTCAGCCCCGCCGGCTCCGGCACCCTCCTGCTCACCGGACGCCTGTCCCTGCGCACCCACCCCTGGCTCGCCGACCACACCGTGCTCGGCCAGGTCATCCTGCCCGCGACCGGCTACCTCGACCTCGCCGTCCACGCCGGCGACCGCACCGGCTGCGCCCACCTCGCCGAACTCACCCTGCACAGCCCGCTGGTGATCCCCCGCGAGAGCGCCGTCCAGCTCCAGGTCACCGTCGAGGCACCCGACGAGCGGGGCCGGCGCGCCTTCGGCGTGCACGCCCGCCCCGCCGACACCGACACCCCGTGGGAACAGCACGCCCGCGGAACCCTCGCCCCCGAGGCCCCGGCCCCCGCCGCGCCCTTCGCCGACCTGAGCGTCTGGCCCCCGCAGGGCGCCGAGAGCGTCGCCGACGGCGGCCACTACGAAGGCTTCGCCGGGGCCGGGTTCGACTACGGGCCCAGCTTCCAGGGCCTGGGCCGGGTCTGGCGGCGCGGCGACGAGGTGTTCGCCGAGGTCGCGCTCCCCGAGGAGTACCGCGCCGACGCCACCCGCTTCGGCCTGCACCCCGCCCTGCTGGACGCGGCGACCCAGGCGCTCCTCGTCGAACTCCCGGGCGGCGCCGGGACATCGGCGGAACCGATGCTGCCCTTCGCGTGGAGCGGCCTGACCCTGCACGCGGAGGGCGCCACCGCCCTGCGGGTGCGGCTGGCGCCGGCCGGACACACCCACGGGTTCTCCGTGCTCGCCTGCGACACCGACGGCCGCCCCGTCGCCACCGCCGAGTCCCTCACCCTGCGCGCCGTGGCCGCCGCCCCGCCGCGGGAGACCGACGGCCGTGCCCCCGGTCTGCTGCGCGTCGCCTGGAGCCCCGCCCCGGCCGCCCCGGCACCTCGCCCGGAGACGCTCCGCTGGATCATCCTCGGCGAGGGCGACGACCGGGTCGCCAAGGCCCTCGACGCCACGGGCGTCCACCTGGAGACGTACGCCGATCTCGACGCGCTCGGCAAGGCGGTGGACACCGGCATGACCATGCCGGACGTCGTCCTCGTCACCCCGGACGGCTCCCGGGCCGGGCGCGGCGACGTTACCGGCGCCCTCCGCTCGGTGCTCACCCCGGCCCACGAGCAGATCCGCGGCTGGCTCGGCGACGACCGCTTCGCCGCCGCCCGGCTGGTGTTCGTCACCCGCTCCTGCGTGGCCACGGACACCGACACCGTCCAGGACATGGCGGGCGCCGCCCTGTGGGGCATGGTCCGCTCCGCGCGGGCCGAACACCCCGGCCGCTTCCAGCTCGTGGACCTGCCCGCCACCGACGGCACACCCGACGGCACACCCGACGGCGCATCCGGTGAGGCCGACGACCGCGCCCTGCTCGCCGCCGTCGTCGCCGCCGCGCCGCAGAGCGCGGTCCGGGCCGGCCAGGTCCTGCTGCCCGGGCTCGCCCCGGCCGGCCCCGGCACCGCCGCCCCCGCCCTGGCGTCCGGCACCGTCCTGGTCACCGGCGCCACCGGCACCCTCGGCGGCATCCTCGCCCGGCACCTCGTCACCGCCCACGGGGTACGCAGCCTGCTGCTCACCGGCCGCCGCGGCGCCGGCGCCCCCGGCGCGGCCGCACTGCGCGACGAGCTCACCGCGCTGGGCGCGGACGTCACCCTCGTCGCCTGCGACACCGCAGACCGCGCCGACGTCACCCGCCTCCTCGCCGCCGTCCCCGCAGACCGGCCCCTGACCGGCATCGTGCACGCCGCCGGCGTCGTCGACGACAAACCGGTCACCGCCCTGGACCCCGAGCGCTTCGAACGGGTCCTGCGCCCCAAGGCCGACGGCGGCTGGCTGCTGCACGAACTCACCGCCGGCCAGGACCTGGCCGCGTTCGTCCTGTTCTCCTCCGCCGCGGGCACCTTCGGCTCCCCGGGCCAGGCCAACTACGCCGCCGCCAACGCCTTCCTCGACGCCCTCGCCTCCCACCGGCGCTCGCTCGGCCTGCCCGCCTCCTCCCTCGCCTGGGGACTGTGGGAGAGCGACAGCGCCCTGACCTCCGGCCTCTCCGAGACCGACCGCCGGCGCATGGCCCGCGGCGGCATGCGGCCACTGCCCGCCGAGGACGCGCTCCTGCTGTTCGACACCGCCCTGTCCACGGACCACCCGGCCCTGGTCGCCATGGGCACCACCGGCGGACCCGAGGCCCTGCAGAGCCTGCTGCGGCCCGCCGCCCGCCCCGCCGCCCGCCGCACCGCCGCGGGCGCCCCGGCCGGCCCCGGCACGTCCGTACGACTGGCGGGGCTCGCCCCCGAGGAGCGCCGCACCGCACTGGTCGGCCTGGTCCGCGACCTGGCCGCGGCGGTCCTGGGACACGCGTCCGGCGACGCGGTGGAGGCCGACCAGCTCTTCACCGAACAGGGCTTCGACTCCCTGACCGCCGTCGAACTGCGCAACCACCTCGCCACCGCGACCGCCCTGACCCTGCCGCCGACCCTCCTGTTCGACCACGCCACCCCGGAACTGCTCGCCGCCCACCTCGACCGGCGGCTGCTGGACGCGCCCGCCGGCGGCGCCCCGGCGGCCCCGGCCGACCGGCCCGCCGCGCCCCCCGGGGACACCCTCAGCGGCCTGTTCAAGCAGGCCTGCGAGAGCGGCCGCGTCGACGAGGGTTTCGCCCTGCTCCAGGCCGCCGCCGGACTGCGGCCGACCTTCGCCTCCCCGCGGGAACTGCCCGCGGCCACCGAGCCGATCAGGCTCTCCAAGGGCGAGCGGGCCACACCGTTCGTCTGCTTCAGCTCCTACGTGGCGCTGGCCGGCGTGCACCAGTACGCGCGGTTCGCCTCGGCCTTCCGCGGCGAACGCGACGTATGGGCCCTGCCCACCCAGGGGTTCGGCACCGGCGAGGCGCTGCCCGCCTCCTTCGACGCCGTCGCCGCGCTCCAGGCCGAGGCGGTCACCCGGACCGTCGGCGAGGGACCCGTCGTCCTCGTCGGCTCCTCGTCGGGCGGCATCCTCGCCCTGGCCGCCGCCCGGCACCTCCAGGAGCAGGGCCGGCCCCCGGCCGCCGTGGTCCTGCTCGACACCTACATGCCGCGCGCCGACTCGCCGTTCCTGAAGTTCTCCCAGCAGATGCTGGGCGGCATGTTCGACCGCGAGTCGATGTTCGCCCACATGGACACCGACCGGCTGACCGCCATGAGCTGGTACATCAGCCTCATCGGCGAATGGGAGCCGGGGCCGCTGGACAGCCCCGTCGTCCTGGTGCGCTCCAGCGAACCCCCGGTGCCCGCCGACCCGGACGGCCCCCTGCGGCGGGAGGAGTGGCAGGCGTCGTGGGAGCGGGCGCACACCACGATCGACGTCCCCGGCAACCACTTCACGATGATGGAGACCCACGCGCGCAGCACCGCCGACGCCACCGGCGCGTGGCTGGGCGGCCTGGGCCAGGGCGGCTGACCCACCGCGTGCCCACGCACGATGCCCCCCGGGTCGGGACCCGGGGGGCATCGTGCGTGGTGGCAGGGGCAGTGGAAGTGGCAGTGGAAGGGGAGGCGATGGTGTTCAGACCGCCCAGTGCGGCGTGTCGGTGATGGTGAGCACGGCCGCGCTGCACAGCCATCCCGGACCCTGGGAGAACAGCAGGACGTTGTCGCCCGGGCCCACCTCGCGCGTGCGCACCAGGTGCTCCAGGGAGATGAACACGTCGGCGCCGCCCACGTGCCCGACCGTTCTGCCGAAGTCCCAGCTGCACTCCGCCATGGTCAGCCCGAGCGGCAGCATGATCGAGTACTCGATCATCCGGCCGTCCATGTTGATCGGCACCACCTTGGTGAGGTCGGACGCGTTCAGACCGGCGTCGACCAGCGACCGGTGGATCATGTCCAGGCCGAACAGGGTCAGCTTCTCCATCGTCTCCGACAGCGGCATCCGCTCGCTGAACTGCTCGGCCCGCTCGACCATGCCGGCCACCGTCCCGGTGTCCTCGCGCAGCAGCAGCGGCCCGTCCCCGCGGTGCCACGACTCCAGCTCGTGCAGCACCCCCGAGTTGAGGGAGCGCACCTCGGCGAAGCCCCCCTCGTCGCTCACCAGCACCGCGGCCGCGCCGTCGCCGAGGATGTACGCCTGGCCGAAGCCCTTCCAGCGGTCCATCTGCGGCGAGGAGAAGTTCTCGCCCGTCGTCAGCAGCACCGAGCCCGCCCCGGCGGCCCCGGTGAGCTTGCCGATCGCCACCTCCAGGGCGCTGAGCATGCCGTCGCAGCCCTGCTGCAGGTAGAGCGCGGGAATGTTGCCCAGCCCCAGCTCCCGCAGGATGTAGCCGGGCGGGTAGGCGCCGTCGGGGCCCTGGTAGTGGACGGCGCTGTGGATGTACGCCCCGAGGTCCTCGGGGTCGGTCTTCGAGCGCCCCAGCGTGGTCCGCGCCGCCGCCACGACCATGTCCATGGCCGGCACGTCACCGGCGACATGCGTGCCCGTCAGCCCGTTCGCCGCCTGGATCTCGCCGTCCAGCCTCCCTTCGGCCACGGCCTGCAGGGCGTCGGCCCACTCGGGCAGCACGACGCCCAGCGATTCGATGTGCACGTTCTCGACCCTCATCTGCCTTCTTCTCCTCTTCCGCCTTGGGGCGTTGTCTGTCATGCGGCGTCATGACGGCGGACCTCCCGCGTCACGACGGCGCCGGGCGGCGCGGCACCACCGTCGGGTGCCGCACCGCCCGGCCTGGGGGATCCCGCCTCAACGGGCCTGTCGGACCGCCTGGTTCAGCGGGCGAGCAGCTCCTTCTTCAGATGGCGGGCGAGCCCGGCCGGCGTGGCGAAGTCGAACACCACGGCCGCCGACAGCGGCAGCCCGGTCGCCTCGACCAGCGCGTTGCGCGCGGTGAGCGCCGTCAGCGAGTCGAAGCCGAGCTCCCGGGTCTCGCCGTCCGGCGGCACCTGGGCGCCGCCGGAGAGTCCGAGGGAGGCGGCGAAGTGCCCGCACACCAGGTCGATGAGGGACTGCTCCTGCTCCGCGTCCGACAGGGCCGCCAGCCGGTGCCGCAGCCCGGACGGGTCCGTCACCGCGTCACGGGCCACCCGGCGGCCCGCACCGCGCACCAGACCGCGCCGCAGCGCGGCCGAGCCGGTGAGCGGGCCGGGCGAACCGGTGCCGCCCAGCGGGGTGCGCGCGGCGACGACCGCGGGCAGCCCCAGCGAGCGCGCCGCGTCGAAGAGGTCGAGGGCCTCACCCGAGGCGAGATCGGCACCGCGCACCGACACGGCCGGCACACCGGCGGCCCGCAGCCGCACCGCCCACGCGTCGAGGAACGCGCCGGCGGCCTCGGCGACCAGCCCGGGGGCGGCCGGCGAGGGGCCGGGGGAGCTGAGCACGAACGTGTCCACGTCCCCGGCCGCGAGCCCGTCACCGAGCGCGAGCGCGGTGTCGACGACCGGCCGCAGCACCGCGTCGACATCGCCGTCGGGGCCCTCGGAGGCGAGGTGCACGGCCGCCGCGAACAGCACGGCCGAAGGACCGGCCGCCCGCAGCGGGCGCACGGACGCCACCGGGTCCGCCGCGTCCCACCCGGCCACGGACGCGCCCGGCACCTCTGCCCCCGCGGCGGCCTCCGGTCCCGCGGTGTCGGCCAGCAGCACCTCACGCGAGCCGAGTCCGGCCGACAGGCGTCCGACCGGTGCGGCCGCCCCGGCCCGCACCACCAGCAGCGGGCCCGTGCCGCGCGGGGCGGGCACCGGCGAGCCGGTCCCGGGCCCGACGCGGGCGAGGCGCGGCACCCGCACCGTACGGCCGCGCAGCGCCAGCCGGGGCTCGCCCGAGGCCACCGCGTCCGGCAGGACGCGCCAGGCCCGCTTGGAGGCGTCCGTGTCGACCAGGACGAAACGGCCGGGGGCCCGGTCCTGCGCCGCGCCGACCAGCCCCCACAGGGCGGCGGCCGGCAGATCCGGCACCGCGGCGTCCTCCCCGGCGGGCACCGCGCCGCGGGTCACCACGACCAGACGGCTGTCCGCGAACAGCGGATCACCCCACCGGCGCGCCCACTCCAGGCCTTCGCGCACGGCGCCGCGCACCGCGTCCGCGGCCTCCGCCCCGCTCCCGGCGCCCGGGGCGGGGGAGACGACCACGACGTGCGGCGGCGCGCCGCCGTCCGAGACGGCCTTCGCGAGGGTGCCGAGGTCCGGATAGGTCTCCGAGTAGCGCCCGGCGGCCATCAGGCCGGCACGGACCCGCAACGGATCGTCCCCGACCACCGCCCACCGCTCGTCCCCGTGCCGCGCGGCCGGCGTGAGCCGCACGTCGTCCCACACCTGGGTGAACAGGCCGTCCTGCTGAAGGGCCGAGGCCCGGGCCGGGGCGGAGCGGGCCAGCCCCCCGGAGGCCACCGACTCCACGCTCAGTACGGGATCCCCGGCCGCGTCGGCGGCCTCGATGCCGAACCCGCCGTCGGGGCGCGGCCGAACCCGTACCCGCAGCACCGACGCCCCGGAGGCGTACAGCGTCACCCCGTGCCAGGAGTCCGGCCACCACAGGCCGTCGGCGTCCGGCGCGGGCGCCTGGACCGACGGATCCACTCGGGTGTGCAGGAGCAGGGGCCGTACCACCGCGTCCAGCAGGGCCGGGTGCAGTCCGAACAGGGCGCCCTGCTCCCGGCTGTCGTCGGGGAGCGCGACCTCGGCGAACAGCTCACCGTCGCGCCGCCACACCGTCCGCAGCTCCCGCGGCACGCCGTCGCCGGGATCGGACGGCAGCTCCTCGAAGGGGACGCGCCGGGACCCCGCGGGCGGCCACACGGCCGGCTCACCCGGGTCGTCGGGGCCGGGCAGGCCGGGCGCGAGGGTGCCGGACGCGTGCCGGGTCCAGGGCCGTCCGGCCGCGCCCTCGCCGTCCCGCCGGGCGTGCACGGTCACGGGACGCAGGCCCTCGTCACCGGCGGCCCCGACACTCACCCGCAGCTGGACGCCGTCCCGCTCGGGCAGCACCAGCGGTTCCCCGGTGCTCAGTTCCACCAGATGCCCGCAGCCGACGTGCTCCCCGGCGTGCAGCACCAGTTCGGTGAGGACCGCGGGCGCCACGACGGCCCGGCCGGCCACCGTGCGCGAGGCCGGCACCGTGTTCCCGCCGCCCTCGAGCCGGCCCGCGAACAGCACGCCGTCCCCGCCGGGCAGCTCGATCGCGGCCTGCAGCAGCGGGTGCGCACCGTCCACCAGGCCGAGTTCCAGGGCCCCTTCGTAGACCCGCGAGGACCGCTCCGCCGTCTGGGCCCGGCGCCACAGCAGCCGGCCGGGCAGCCCGGCCAGCCGCTTGCGGGCGATCTTCCCGGCGGGGTTGCGGGGGATCTCGTCGACCTCGTACAGCTCCTCGGGCAGCTTGAACGCCGACAGCTCCGCGCGGCACGCGGCCAGGACCGTCTCCGTGTCGATGCCGCCCGGGCCGCGCACCAGGTACGCCACCGGCACCTCGCCGAGCGTGTCGTGCGGCAGTGCGCCCACGGCCGCGTCCGCGACGCCCTCCACCCGGCCCAGCACCTTCTCGATCTCGCCCGGGTGGATGTTCTCGCCGCCGCGGATGATGAGTTCCTTCAGCCGGCCGCTGATCGTGACGTATCCGGCCCCGTCCTGCCAGGCGATGTCGCCGGTGCGGTACCAGCCGTCGCTCAGCACGGAGGCCGTCGCCTCCTCCTGGCGGTGGTAGCCGAGCATCAGCGCGGGGCTGGAGACCCACACCTCGCCCTCCGCGCCGCCGGGCACCTCCTCCCCGGTGCGGGGGTCCGTCAGGCGCAGTGTCAGCCCCGGCACGGGCAGCCCGCAGGAGCCCGGCACGTACGGGCCCTGGGGGAGGTTGGTGGTGATCGCGCCGCCGGTCTCGGTGCTGCCGTAACTGTCCAGCAGGGGCAGGCCGAACGCGGCGCGGAACGACTCGTGCAGCGACACCGGGCAGGAGGAGCCCGCGACCATGCACAGCCGGAGGTCCGCCAGGGCGTCGAAGCCGTCGGACCGGGCCTGTTCGACCATGTGGTGGTACATCGTGGGCACCCCGACGAGGAACGTGGAGCGCTCCTCCCGGGCCGTGCGCAGGATCTCGTCCGCGGCCAGCCCGTCGGTGATCCGGGCCGTCGCGCCGACCGCCACCACCCCGAGCACGCACACGTTGTGCGCGACGGCGTGGAACAGCGGCATCGGCCACAGCACCCGGTCCTCGGGCGACAGCCCGAGGACCGGGGCGGTGCAGGCGCCGGTCGCCCACAGCGACGACCGCTGGGTGGAGACCACGCCCTTGGGACGGCCCGTGGTGCCGGACGTGTAGAGCATCCACGCCGGCTCGTCCAGACCCAGGTCGTCGCGCGGGGGATGACGTATCGACCAGGTCGTCGCCAGCGTCTCGTAACGCGGCAGGCCGTGGTCCTCGCCGGGGCCCGAGGGATCCGGGACGACCACCACCGCGACCCCCGGACGGTCGACCAGGACCCGCCGCACCTGCGGCAGTTGGGCCACCCCGGTGATCACCATGCGGGCCGCGCAGTCGTCCAGCAGGAAGGACAGCTCGGCGTCGGTGGACTGCGGGTTGAGCGGCACACCGACCGCGCTCGCCCGCGTGATCGCCAGGTAACTCTCCACCGTCTCCACCCGGTTGGGCAGATAGATCACGGCCCGCGCCCCGCGCTGCAGACCCAGTTCGGCGAGGTGACCGGCCACCCGGGCGGTACGCAGGGCGAGTTCGGCGTACGTCACCGAACGGTGCGCGTCACGGAACGCGGGCTGCCGCGGCCGCCGCTCGGCGTGTTCGGCGAGCAGCTCGTGCAGCGGCCGGACGAGATCGGCACGGAACATGTCACTCACGCTCCTCGGACTCCCTGCGGTCAGGCGGCGGACGAGCGGTAGCGGCGCACCGCGAGCGTCCGGCACACCAGGGCGATGACGACCGACCAGCCCACGGACACCACCACGGCGTGCTCGGCGGGCCAGCCCGTCGTCGCGTGCAGCCCCGGGTTGCCGAACAGGTCACGGGCCGCCTGGACGGTGGCCGTGAGCGGGTTCCACTCCGCCGCGAAACGCAGCGGGGCCGGGAGCGTGGACGGTGCGACGAACGCGTTGGACAGGAAGGTCAGCGGGAACAGCCACAGGAAGTTGCCGGTCGCGGCGGCCTCCGGCGCGCGGACCGACAGACCGATGAGCACACCCACCCACGACAGGGCGTAGCCGAGCAGGAGC
This region includes:
- a CDS encoding ketoacyl-ACP synthase III family protein; the encoded protein is MRVENVHIESLGVVLPEWADALQAVAEGRLDGEIQAANGLTGTHVAGDVPAMDMVVAAARTTLGRSKTDPEDLGAYIHSAVHYQGPDGAYPPGYILRELGLGNIPALYLQQGCDGMLSALEVAIGKLTGAAGAGSVLLTTGENFSSPQMDRWKGFGQAYILGDGAAAVLVSDEGGFAEVRSLNSGVLHELESWHRGDGPLLLREDTGTVAGMVERAEQFSERMPLSETMEKLTLFGLDMIHRSLVDAGLNASDLTKVVPINMDGRMIEYSIMLPLGLTMAECSWDFGRTVGHVGGADVFISLEHLVRTREVGPGDNVLLFSQGPGWLCSAAVLTITDTPHWAV
- a CDS encoding AMP-binding protein — its product is MFRADLVRPLHELLAEHAERRPRQPAFRDAHRSVTYAELALRTARVAGHLAELGLQRGARAVIYLPNRVETVESYLAITRASAVGVPLNPQSTDAELSFLLDDCAARMVITGVAQLPQVRRVLVDRPGVAVVVVPDPSGPGEDHGLPRYETLATTWSIRHPPRDDLGLDEPAWMLYTSGTTGRPKGVVSTQRSSLWATGACTAPVLGLSPEDRVLWPMPLFHAVAHNVCVLGVVAVGATARITDGLAADEILRTAREERSTFLVGVPTMYHHMVEQARSDGFDALADLRLCMVAGSSCPVSLHESFRAAFGLPLLDSYGSTETGGAITTNLPQGPYVPGSCGLPVPGLTLRLTDPRTGEEVPGGAEGEVWVSSPALMLGYHRQEEATASVLSDGWYRTGDIAWQDGAGYVTISGRLKELIIRGGENIHPGEIEKVLGRVEGVADAAVGALPHDTLGEVPVAYLVRGPGGIDTETVLAACRAELSAFKLPEELYEVDEIPRNPAGKIARKRLAGLPGRLLWRRAQTAERSSRVYEGALELGLVDGAHPLLQAAIELPGGDGVLFAGRLEGGGNTVPASRTVAGRAVVAPAVLTELVLHAGEHVGCGHLVELSTGEPLVLPERDGVQLRVSVGAAGDEGLRPVTVHARRDGEGAAGRPWTRHASGTLAPGLPGPDDPGEPAVWPPAGSRRVPFEELPSDPGDGVPRELRTVWRRDGELFAEVALPDDSREQGALFGLHPALLDAVVRPLLLHTRVDPSVQAPAPDADGLWWPDSWHGVTLYASGASVLRVRVRPRPDGGFGIEAADAAGDPVLSVESVASGGLARSAPARASALQQDGLFTQVWDDVRLTPAARHGDERWAVVGDDPLRVRAGLMAAGRYSETYPDLGTLAKAVSDGGAPPHVVVVSPAPGAGSGAEAADAVRGAVREGLEWARRWGDPLFADSRLVVVTRGAVPAGEDAAVPDLPAAALWGLVGAAQDRAPGRFVLVDTDASKRAWRVLPDAVASGEPRLALRGRTVRVPRLARVGPGTGSPVPAPRGTGPLLVVRAGAAAPVGRLSAGLGSREVLLADTAGPEAAAGAEVPGASVAGWDAADPVASVRPLRAAGPSAVLFAAAVHLASEGPDGDVDAVLRPVVDTALALGDGLAAGDVDTFVLSSPGPSPAAPGLVAEAAGAFLDAWAVRLRAAGVPAVSVRGADLASGEALDLFDAARSLGLPAVVAARTPLGGTGSPGPLTGSAALRRGLVRGAGRRVARDAVTDPSGLRHRLAALSDAEQEQSLIDLVCGHFAASLGLSGGAQVPPDGETRELGFDSLTALTARNALVEATGLPLSAAVVFDFATPAGLARHLKKELLAR